From one Halosimplex rubrum genomic stretch:
- a CDS encoding FG-GAP repeat protein: protein MRDDIQTDASEAQSPQETLSISTTVDPGEIPIGGSTTVTIDASGHTSLEIDKLWTDWQISSIDPDGGTTSTSAGETSDTGSIKFEWQSTQGVSKPSITVDLPPYYIGGTYKINAVATDGSQTLEASGELTVTGTSPPINQQTKLIASNGDDYEEFGSSVAISGDGSTAIVGSIYDTDSDGVDTGAAYLFSRSSGSWQEEQKILADDGDAGHLFGGSVAISEDGSTALVGATGYPGSDGLYSGSTYVFIRSNGSWQQQDNLFITGDEEEEELGNSVALTGDGTTAIVGARRKDTAAGAAYVFSRTNGSWGAEDQLAASDSEQGDLFGSAVAISDDGSTAVVGARRHNSSDGNNAGSAYVFSNTSGSWQEETKLEASDAGQEDQFGTSVAMSDDGSLVLVGADGKGPSNPGAAYLFSNVTGSWQEEKQFVSGDGDTNDRFGSAVSLSNDGTIALVGAQSDVPVNNTVSGSAFVFTKPEGDWQQETVLYDDTGDSGNSFGDTVSIADAGSTAIIGARNNSNQNGEDAGAAYIFN, encoded by the coding sequence ATGCGAGACGATATCCAGACGGACGCATCAGAGGCACAGTCACCTCAAGAGACTCTGTCTATTTCTACAACGGTCGATCCCGGTGAAATCCCTATCGGTGGATCTACAACAGTAACGATCGATGCCAGTGGTCATACGAGTCTCGAGATAGACAAGCTCTGGACAGACTGGCAAATCAGTTCGATCGATCCAGATGGAGGGACAACTAGTACCTCAGCGGGAGAAACGTCCGATACTGGGTCGATCAAATTTGAGTGGCAAAGCACGCAGGGCGTGAGTAAACCATCAATCACAGTCGACCTCCCTCCATATTATATTGGAGGAACCTACAAAATCAATGCCGTTGCGACAGACGGTAGCCAAACTCTGGAAGCATCAGGGGAGCTGACGGTGACCGGGACTTCTCCTCCAATCAACCAGCAGACGAAACTTATTGCCAGCAACGGCGACGATTATGAAGAGTTTGGTTCTTCCGTCGCAATATCTGGCGACGGCAGTACCGCCATCGTCGGATCAATTTATGACACAGATTCGGACGGGGTAGATACTGGTGCAGCCTACCTCTTTTCACGTTCGAGCGGCAGTTGGCAAGAAGAACAAAAGATCCTAGCTGATGACGGGGATGCGGGCCATCTCTTTGGCGGATCAGTTGCAATATCCGAGGACGGTAGTACCGCTCTTGTAGGGGCCACTGGCTACCCGGGGTCAGATGGTCTTTATAGTGGCTCTACGTACGTATTTATACGATCGAACGGGAGTTGGCAACAGCAGGACAATCTCTTCATAACCGGCGACGAAGAGGAGGAAGAGTTGGGTAATTCGGTCGCTCTCACGGGAGACGGTACCACTGCGATCGTCGGGGCTAGACGAAAGGATACCGCCGCTGGTGCAGCATACGTGTTTTCTCGTACAAATGGAAGTTGGGGTGCCGAAGATCAACTCGCTGCCTCGGATAGTGAACAGGGTGATCTCTTCGGTTCCGCCGTCGCGATCTCGGACGACGGTAGTACTGCTGTCGTTGGAGCCAGAAGACACAATTCCTCGGACGGGAATAACGCTGGGTCGGCGTATGTATTCTCCAATACGAGTGGCAGTTGGCAAGAGGAGACAAAACTAGAAGCCAGCGATGCAGGTCAAGAAGATCAATTCGGTACCTCTGTCGCGATGTCTGACGACGGCAGTCTCGTTCTTGTCGGAGCAGACGGAAAGGGTCCGAGCAATCCTGGCGCGGCCTACCTTTTCTCGAACGTTACTGGAAGTTGGCAAGAGGAGAAACAATTTGTGTCCGGTGATGGTGATACGAACGATCGGTTTGGATCTGCAGTCTCGTTGTCGAACGATGGCACCATTGCACTGGTGGGGGCCCAGAGTGACGTCCCCGTCAATAATACTGTGTCCGGCTCGGCTTTCGTTTTCACCAAACCCGAGGGGGACTGGCAACAGGAGACGGTACTCTATGACGATACCGGTGATTCCGGTAATAGCTTTGGTGATACAGTATCGATAGCAGACGCCGGTAGTACTGCGATTATCGGTGCCCGTAACAACTCAAATCAGAACGGTGAGGATGCTGGCGCAGCATACATATTCAATTAA
- a CDS encoding DUF4350 domain-containing protein, with protein MLAVSIAILVGGVSSAAVFGTYNPTWEGTSELRTIADGQGAEPVIIQNTTSYDVVNESATVGVILSPESQYTQSEATRIGQFIRSGGTLIIAEDFGDESNQLLSRIGVDARVDGRLLRDERFHDASPSMPVVSDTQESSYTEGVTQMTLNRGTSVRPNGADVLAYSSNYSYLDENRNGELDDSEVLEQRAVATVESLGSGEVVLISDPSIFINAMLERDGNRAFARNLMDAHETALFDLSHTAGVPPLVAVRLALQQSILLQSVIGVSLVVAISYWQNLLTAGRRLADQFSGGSPPDHETDTEVVEQFVAEQFPEWDRDRIRHVTKEIMSKQQQKGTDDRD; from the coding sequence ATGTTGGCAGTCAGTATCGCCATCTTGGTCGGTGGCGTGTCCTCAGCGGCTGTTTTCGGCACGTACAACCCTACTTGGGAAGGGACCTCTGAGCTTCGGACAATAGCTGATGGCCAAGGGGCCGAACCCGTTATTATTCAGAATACGACCAGCTATGACGTGGTAAACGAGAGCGCTACAGTCGGAGTTATCCTGTCCCCGGAGTCTCAGTATACCCAGAGTGAAGCCACACGCATTGGACAGTTTATCCGCAGTGGAGGTACACTCATCATAGCTGAGGACTTCGGAGATGAATCCAATCAACTCCTCTCACGAATTGGTGTTGATGCGCGCGTTGATGGCAGGTTGCTCCGAGATGAGCGATTCCACGACGCTTCCCCATCAATGCCTGTCGTGAGCGATACTCAGGAAAGCTCGTATACTGAGGGAGTCACCCAAATGACACTAAACCGTGGGACATCAGTCCGTCCAAACGGCGCTGACGTACTCGCGTATTCCTCGAATTACTCTTATCTCGATGAGAACCGCAATGGCGAACTCGATGATTCAGAGGTACTAGAACAGCGCGCCGTTGCAACTGTTGAATCACTCGGTTCTGGGGAAGTGGTTCTCATCAGTGACCCGAGCATCTTTATTAACGCCATGCTGGAGCGGGATGGCAATCGAGCATTCGCCCGCAACCTGATGGACGCCCATGAGACGGCCTTGTTTGACCTCTCACATACTGCGGGTGTTCCCCCGTTGGTGGCAGTTCGTCTGGCCCTTCAGCAGTCGATACTGCTTCAGAGCGTCATCGGCGTCTCGCTCGTGGTTGCAATCTCCTACTGGCAAAATCTTCTCACCGCCGGTCGTCGCCTCGCTGACCAGTTTAGTGGGGGATCCCCGCCTGATCATGAGACTGATACCGAGGTCGTTGAACAGTTTGTAGCCGAGCAGTTCCCTGAGTGGGACCGAGATCGCATCCGTCACGTAACAAAAGAGATTATGAGCAAACAACAGCAAAAAGGCACAGATGACCGAGATTGA
- a CDS encoding alkaline phosphatase family protein — protein MTQTVVIGLDGANWPLIEPWIDEGHLPNLARLREEGAHGVSRSRLPPVTCPNWKCYASGKNPGKLGVYWWERIDTDDRSIELPNSRSFTSPEIWDYLNDADRSAGVINLPMSYPPREIDEFMIAGGPRSREVDYTDPPELQADLEDRFDYRVHPENVLTSNKDADAAVEMAHQLLRTRLRTARDLLGERDIDFLHVTLFHLNVLQHYFWDGPETRRAWEIIDEELEPFVKGDYDLVIMSDHGCTEIDTVFYINRWLEEEGYLSTETTLASRFHDVGITQERIAGIVRSVGLEKYIRPVVPRQIIERFPTDEGVVREEKLDMVDWEKTTAIGSGQGLIYVVADDESERAAIRESLRSDLAGVIGTNGEPVAREIHNREDLYDGDQVEKAPDIVFDQRPGVHTSEAIGPDEVVSTPDDWRGENVPEGLVLFHGDGIQPTDIGEIRITDIAPTVLHWMDEPVPDDVDGEPATGAFAPDSDPAQRAVKWRSPLPDQGADQRADLDEDVQDRLEDIGYLE, from the coding sequence ATGACACAGACGGTCGTGATAGGGCTCGACGGCGCCAACTGGCCGCTGATCGAGCCATGGATTGACGAGGGGCACCTCCCGAACCTCGCACGGCTCCGCGAGGAGGGTGCTCACGGCGTTTCCCGCAGTCGACTGCCCCCCGTCACGTGTCCGAACTGGAAGTGCTACGCTTCGGGCAAGAATCCCGGGAAGCTGGGCGTCTACTGGTGGGAGCGTATCGACACTGACGACCGATCGATCGAACTCCCGAACTCACGGAGTTTCACGAGCCCGGAAATATGGGACTACCTGAATGACGCCGACCGTTCGGCAGGCGTGATCAATCTCCCGATGTCGTACCCTCCCCGCGAGATTGACGAGTTCATGATCGCAGGTGGGCCACGCTCACGCGAAGTTGATTACACCGACCCTCCGGAACTCCAGGCGGACCTCGAAGACCGGTTCGACTACCGCGTCCACCCCGAAAATGTTCTCACCAGCAACAAGGATGCCGACGCTGCCGTTGAGATGGCTCACCAGTTGCTGCGGACGCGTCTCCGGACTGCCCGAGATCTTCTGGGGGAACGCGATATCGACTTCCTGCACGTCACTCTTTTCCACCTGAACGTCCTCCAACACTACTTCTGGGACGGGCCGGAAACCCGGCGAGCCTGGGAAATAATCGACGAGGAACTCGAACCGTTCGTCAAGGGCGACTATGACCTCGTCATCATGTCCGACCACGGCTGTACGGAGATCGACACTGTATTTTACATCAACCGGTGGCTCGAAGAGGAGGGATACCTCTCGACAGAGACGACACTGGCCTCGCGCTTTCACGATGTCGGGATCACCCAAGAGCGCATCGCCGGTATCGTCCGCTCGGTCGGATTAGAGAAGTACATCCGGCCGGTGGTGCCCCGACAAATAATTGAGCGGTTCCCGACCGACGAGGGTGTCGTCCGCGAGGAGAAACTCGACATGGTTGACTGGGAGAAGACGACGGCTATCGGGAGCGGCCAAGGGCTTATTTACGTTGTCGCTGATGACGAATCTGAGCGAGCGGCGATACGCGAGTCGCTGCGGTCGGACCTCGCCGGGGTGATAGGCACCAACGGCGAACCGGTCGCTCGCGAGATTCACAACCGCGAAGACCTCTACGACGGCGACCAGGTCGAGAAGGCGCCGGACATCGTATTCGATCAGCGGCCGGGCGTCCACACCAGCGAAGCGATCGGGCCCGACGAGGTGGTCTCGACACCCGACGACTGGCGCGGTGAGAACGTCCCCGAGGGACTAGTCCTGTTCCACGGCGACGGCATCCAACCGACCGACATCGGGGAGATTCGGATCACCGACATCGCGCCGACGGTGTTGCACTGGATGGACGAGCCCGTTCCCGACGACGTTGACGGCGAACCGGCCACTGGTGCCTTCGCGCCCGACAGCGATCCCGCTCAACGAGCGGTCAAGTGGCGTTCCCCACTCCCAGACCAGGGGGCGGATCAGAGAGCGGATCTCGATGAGGACGTACAGGACCGTCTCGAAGACATAGGGTATCTGGAATGA
- a CDS encoding outer membrane protein assembly factor BamB family protein has product MRYASGVNDPPTAPDYTFSIPEQTGLKRTITATDPNDSELSYTVDSQPSNGAATFVDDEVYYNPANGYTGTDTFQYEVTNDDGNSDTGTITVNVEDVTASPGWSYGTGARLQYSSVAISGDRVFLAGLQSELCALNATTGLVDWTYDRDGELVDSSPTVANGLVYVGSGGGKLYAINEASGEGTWSLEVGSAIDSSPVVANEMVYFGTNAGQLYAVDAASGSEQWHHEIGGNPVIGPVVADDTVFAATTDATVVARDAATGDLRWSREFEIEIGYRDPVVTEGTLVIAGDGLRGLNVDDGSQAWRESFDIPEGASPAAENGRLYLPHGNALYSVYAGSGSTGWYTFTGSLVTATPALSSNYVYVANESGDFIGVDKARGTTVLSTSIEGKLTTSITDASDAAYVGTWAGNLHRIDIN; this is encoded by the coding sequence ATGAGATACGCATCTGGCGTCAACGACCCACCGACAGCGCCGGACTACACCTTCAGTATTCCCGAGCAAACAGGTCTTAAACGGACGATCACGGCCACCGATCCTAATGATTCCGAACTGTCATATACGGTCGACTCCCAACCCTCCAATGGAGCTGCGACATTCGTCGACGACGAGGTGTACTACAACCCGGCCAACGGGTATACTGGTACTGATACGTTCCAGTACGAAGTCACAAACGATGACGGTAACAGTGACACCGGCACGATCACAGTCAATGTTGAGGACGTAACCGCTTCGCCCGGGTGGTCATATGGCACCGGTGCACGTTTGCAGTACTCGTCAGTCGCCATCTCCGGTGATCGGGTGTTTCTCGCAGGACTTCAGTCCGAGTTGTGTGCGCTGAATGCTACGACGGGGTTAGTCGATTGGACGTATGACCGAGACGGCGAACTCGTTGACTCATCACCGACCGTCGCAAATGGGTTGGTATACGTTGGCAGCGGCGGCGGGAAACTGTACGCGATTAATGAGGCATCCGGAGAGGGCACGTGGTCCCTGGAGGTCGGGAGCGCGATTGACTCTTCACCAGTAGTTGCTAATGAAATGGTCTATTTTGGAACCAACGCTGGCCAACTCTACGCCGTTGATGCGGCAAGTGGGTCGGAACAGTGGCACCACGAAATCGGTGGAAATCCGGTAATTGGACCGGTTGTCGCCGACGATACAGTATTCGCGGCGACAACTGACGCCACGGTCGTTGCCCGAGACGCAGCAACAGGTGACCTTCGGTGGTCACGAGAGTTCGAAATCGAGATCGGGTACCGCGACCCCGTGGTGACGGAGGGCACGCTCGTCATCGCGGGTGACGGACTTAGAGGATTGAACGTGGACGACGGTAGTCAGGCCTGGCGCGAATCGTTCGACATCCCGGAAGGAGCATCACCGGCCGCGGAGAACGGTCGGCTCTACCTTCCTCATGGAAACGCCCTCTACAGTGTATACGCCGGTTCTGGCTCCACTGGTTGGTACACCTTCACGGGATCACTCGTTACCGCCACGCCGGCCTTGTCGTCGAACTACGTGTACGTAGCCAACGAGAGCGGCGACTTCATCGGAGTCGACAAAGCCCGCGGTACGACCGTTCTGTCGACGTCGATAGAGGGGAAGTTGACTACCTCGATTACGGACGCATCTGACGCGGCATATGTGGGTACGTGGGCAGGGAACTTGCACCGAATCGACATCAATTGA
- a CDS encoding DUF1616 domain-containing protein: MASDHRDADLNLVTVYTLRLLRGVRDLPADLAAVAAFVLLTDFVVLAPLIRDTPVRIVVGLPFVLFVPGYAFIAALFPEAGEPPSESAETDSEAGLTERVGDRGIDGIERVALSFGLSIAVVPLIGLVLNFTPWGIRLIPILVSVSGFVLITTAIAVLRRWELPTDERFEVPYRQWTASARTELFEPDDRADAALNILLVISVVAAVSSVGYAVAVPQQGEQFTEFYLLTEDDDGELVADGYPTEFTRGGSQELIVGVTNQEHRRTNYTLLVQTHRVRTDDNTTTITESESLRRFDLSLAHNETDHRAHSVAPTLEGRDLRLTYLLYKSEPPARTTPETAYRETHLWVNVTS, translated from the coding sequence GTGGCCAGCGATCACAGGGACGCCGACCTCAATCTGGTGACGGTCTACACCCTCCGTCTACTCCGGGGAGTCCGTGACCTGCCAGCAGACCTCGCTGCGGTCGCCGCGTTCGTGCTCCTGACGGACTTCGTGGTCCTCGCCCCGCTCATTCGGGATACGCCGGTCCGGATCGTGGTCGGCCTGCCGTTCGTCCTATTCGTTCCTGGGTATGCGTTTATCGCGGCGCTGTTCCCGGAGGCCGGCGAACCACCCAGCGAGTCCGCGGAGACGGACTCCGAGGCGGGACTAACCGAGCGCGTCGGCGACCGAGGGATCGACGGTATCGAGCGGGTTGCGCTCTCTTTCGGACTCAGCATCGCGGTCGTTCCGCTGATCGGGCTTGTGCTGAACTTCACACCGTGGGGCATCCGGCTGATCCCGATCCTGGTAAGCGTCAGCGGATTCGTCCTGATAACGACGGCCATCGCGGTGCTCCGACGGTGGGAACTGCCGACCGACGAGCGATTCGAAGTCCCCTACCGACAGTGGACTGCCAGCGCCCGAACGGAACTGTTCGAACCGGACGACCGGGCCGACGCAGCGCTCAACATCCTGCTCGTCATCAGCGTCGTCGCCGCGGTGTCGAGCGTTGGCTACGCAGTGGCGGTCCCACAACAGGGCGAGCAGTTCACCGAGTTCTACCTACTCACAGAGGACGACGACGGCGAACTCGTCGCAGACGGCTACCCAACAGAATTCACGCGCGGTGGGAGTCAGGAACTCATCGTCGGTGTCACCAATCAGGAACATCGACGGACCAACTACACGCTACTGGTCCAGACACACCGCGTCCGGACAGACGACAACACGACCACGATAACCGAGTCGGAGTCGCTCCGCCGGTTCGACCTTTCGCTGGCACACAACGAAACGGACCACCGAGCACACAGTGTTGCACCGACTCTCGAGGGACGGGATCTGAGACTCACGTATCTGCTCTACAAGAGTGAGCCGCCGGCGCGGACGACACCCGAGACGGCGTACCGAGAAACCCATCTCTGGGTCAACGTAACCAGCTGA
- a CDS encoding AAA family ATPase, translated as MSPPEPEGDSPVEIHRKLSEEIGNLLIGLDDQISLLTISLLTRGHLLLEGVPGVAKTSLANGFARTTGLDYTRIQMTPDILPADITGTKVYREKTGEFELQKGPVFANVVVADEINRATPKTQSALLEAMEERTVSIEGETLDLPEPFIVIATQNPIEMEGTFELPEAQRDRFQLKVSVGLPSRKNELEMVDRFHEMPRSGPETISQQINTKDIHHAQQVVDNTHIDQSVREYIVDVVEATREHSATAHGGSPRATLAFLETTKARAAINGREYVIPDDVKALAEPILVHRLVLNTEAELGDVARPDVVADVLESVIPPGGGGEDATNEFTTD; from the coding sequence ATTTCACCCCCAGAGCCTGAGGGAGACAGCCCTGTAGAGATCCATCGGAAACTCTCCGAGGAGATCGGCAACTTGCTTATCGGGCTTGACGACCAGATTAGCCTCTTGACAATCTCACTGCTTACTCGGGGACATCTCCTACTTGAAGGTGTCCCGGGTGTCGCAAAAACGTCGTTGGCCAATGGATTTGCTCGAACAACTGGCCTCGACTACACTCGGATTCAAATGACGCCAGATATTCTTCCAGCGGATATTACCGGCACAAAGGTATATCGCGAGAAAACTGGCGAGTTCGAACTTCAGAAGGGTCCTGTATTCGCGAATGTAGTCGTTGCCGACGAAATCAACCGTGCGACACCGAAAACACAGAGCGCGCTATTAGAGGCCATGGAAGAGCGGACAGTCTCCATCGAGGGTGAGACACTTGATCTTCCGGAACCGTTCATTGTCATCGCGACGCAGAACCCCATCGAGATGGAAGGTACGTTCGAGCTCCCCGAGGCTCAACGCGACCGCTTCCAGTTGAAGGTCTCAGTGGGTCTTCCCTCTCGAAAGAACGAACTCGAGATGGTGGACCGCTTCCACGAAATGCCCCGTTCTGGTCCGGAAACTATCTCTCAGCAGATCAATACTAAGGACATCCATCACGCTCAGCAGGTCGTCGATAACACCCACATTGATCAGAGCGTCCGAGAGTATATCGTGGATGTAGTTGAGGCAACGCGTGAACACTCCGCGACTGCCCATGGTGGTTCACCACGGGCGACCCTCGCATTTCTGGAGACGACTAAAGCTCGTGCCGCTATCAACGGGCGCGAGTATGTGATCCCCGACGATGTGAAGGCGCTAGCAGAACCGATCCTCGTCCATCGGCTAGTTCTGAACACAGAGGCAGAACTTGGGGACGTCGCCCGCCCCGATGTCGTCGCCGACGTACTGGAGTCGGTCATTCCTCCTGGCGGTGGGGGAGAAGACGCTACCAACGAATTCACCACAGATTGA
- a CDS encoding PGF-pre-PGF domain-containing protein: MVPSETRQRIQTILVVGFVILSVLHVPLSAADVLSTQPPADETFEVSDNVDAWERSFLPLRADTDNAAETIPNADWRASSNEGDETNLNKDPIAVYESGTEVGLTFDLSDANGNSNNFANEDAEVLRVHVEESGEGSVPDTFSGALDLVTEENANDNASYKEVSASTALDADGDVTFSDTVPESGHYIYVLAFPESGDGFSVTNTNANGAGGDLSIDGGVTVVGMEQVAVRKGSGSVSAPDTVKRGNTATFDVDASSLQGEHIEQAIVLYDEDKFVSESFVIDITDDISSGFDIETDSELETTIDEVNGVANVEDSFGMFGMTVGDGQVARSAGIESLVDFVGEEAGPGSPETVDMSAGTVVLNASMTAVNRTDGNTEIDVETFANWTTGDYSYAYVAVGESSQEMLSDSGELRVRSARDGGGGGGGGGGGGGGGGGGGGGGGGGGGDGSVVTPTVFKSDSQASASIDSVSAGTEISLRNLDISGSSGVTLNDLNITTILDSSNVNIEAAVRENPGEATELPEKANLLQYISVDLSNLNGSDASPGTFTFQVPQSRLDERGISPEDITLYRFNDEEWKTVETTYLGGDRYRATTPGFSMFAVGTEYASLEVTDVQLSSTEVSVGDTVDVSVSVENTGNSEGTESISVTSNGGEAGSTNVTLGAGESTSEAIQITFDSAGEYDISAGEVAGGTVVVSQEDTDTPTDGTETPTDGTDTPDTGTDTPADGTDGPDDGTDTPDDSDGSDGEPGDGDMTTTTAGDDSGGGNLPLIIVGIVVVLAIIAGVTYYFREQ, translated from the coding sequence ATGGTGCCATCAGAGACACGACAACGGATCCAAACGATCCTTGTCGTGGGCTTCGTTATCCTTTCAGTATTGCATGTTCCGTTAAGTGCGGCGGACGTGCTCTCCACGCAGCCACCAGCAGACGAGACATTCGAGGTGTCTGATAACGTCGATGCGTGGGAGCGCTCGTTCCTGCCGTTGCGCGCGGATACGGACAACGCAGCAGAAACGATCCCCAACGCGGACTGGCGAGCCAGTTCGAACGAGGGTGACGAGACGAATCTTAACAAAGACCCAATCGCGGTCTACGAATCGGGAACGGAGGTCGGCTTGACCTTCGACCTCTCGGACGCGAACGGGAACTCGAACAACTTCGCCAACGAGGATGCGGAGGTACTCCGCGTACACGTTGAGGAATCCGGCGAAGGGTCCGTGCCGGACACGTTCTCCGGGGCGCTCGATCTAGTAACAGAGGAGAACGCGAACGACAACGCCTCCTACAAGGAGGTCAGCGCGTCAACGGCGCTTGACGCCGACGGTGACGTAACCTTCAGCGATACTGTCCCCGAGAGTGGTCACTACATCTACGTGCTTGCGTTCCCTGAGTCCGGAGATGGATTCTCAGTGACGAACACCAACGCTAACGGTGCCGGCGGAGATCTGAGTATCGACGGCGGAGTCACCGTCGTCGGGATGGAACAGGTCGCGGTCCGGAAGGGGTCGGGCTCGGTATCAGCACCCGACACGGTCAAGCGCGGAAACACCGCGACTTTCGATGTCGACGCGAGTTCGCTACAAGGCGAGCATATCGAACAAGCGATCGTCCTCTACGATGAGGATAAATTCGTCAGCGAGAGCTTCGTCATCGACATCACTGATGACATCTCTTCGGGCTTCGATATCGAGACGGACAGCGAACTCGAGACAACGATCGACGAAGTCAACGGTGTGGCCAATGTGGAAGACTCGTTCGGTATGTTCGGGATGACCGTTGGTGACGGCCAGGTCGCGCGGTCGGCCGGCATCGAATCACTCGTTGACTTCGTCGGTGAAGAGGCTGGCCCCGGGTCGCCCGAAACGGTCGATATGTCCGCGGGAACCGTCGTGCTGAACGCGTCGATGACGGCGGTCAACCGCACCGATGGGAACACAGAGATCGATGTCGAGACGTTCGCCAACTGGACGACCGGTGATTACAGTTACGCCTACGTAGCAGTCGGTGAGAGCAGCCAGGAGATGCTCTCCGATAGCGGCGAACTCCGCGTCCGCTCCGCCCGCGACGGCGGTGGCGGTGGTGGCGGTGGTGGCGGTGGTGGCGGTGGTGGCGGCGGTGGCGGCGGCGGCGGCGGTGGCGGTGGTGGTGACGGTAGTGTCGTCACGCCAACCGTCTTCAAATCCGATTCCCAAGCGTCCGCAAGTATCGACAGTGTAAGTGCAGGTACGGAGATCAGCCTTCGGAACCTTGATATTTCGGGGAGCTCCGGTGTCACCCTAAACGATCTGAACATCACGACGATCCTCGATTCATCGAACGTGAATATCGAGGCCGCAGTACGGGAGAATCCGGGAGAAGCAACCGAACTCCCTGAAAAGGCGAATCTCCTTCAGTACATCAGTGTTGATCTGAGTAACCTGAATGGGTCGGATGCCAGTCCGGGAACCTTCACCTTCCAGGTCCCTCAATCCCGACTTGACGAACGCGGTATCTCCCCTGAAGACATTACCCTCTACCGGTTCAACGATGAGGAGTGGAAGACAGTCGAAACAACGTATCTTGGTGGAGATCGCTACAGAGCGACTACTCCCGGCTTCTCGATGTTCGCGGTGGGCACAGAGTATGCCTCGCTGGAGGTGACTGACGTGCAACTCTCGTCGACGGAGGTCTCCGTCGGTGATACTGTTGATGTCTCGGTGAGTGTCGAAAACACTGGTAACTCTGAAGGAACGGAGTCTATTTCCGTTACTTCGAATGGTGGAGAAGCGGGTTCGACTAATGTGACTCTAGGCGCCGGTGAGTCAACGAGTGAGGCGATTCAGATTACGTTCGATTCCGCTGGTGAGTACGACATTAGCGCCGGTGAAGTTGCGGGTGGTACGGTCGTCGTCTCGCAGGAAGACACGGATACCCCTACCGACGGTACTGAGACACCCACTGATGGAACCGACACGCCCGATACCGGGACTGATACGCCCGCGGACGGCACTGATGGCCCTGACGACGGCACAGACACGCCCGATGACAGCGATGGTAGTGACGGCGAACCCGGTGATGGAGATATGACGACTACGACCGCTGGCGACGATAGTGGCGGCGGTAATCTACCGCTCATCATCGTCGGTATCGTCGTGGTGCTGGCTATCATCGCCGGTGTCACGTACTACTTCCGCGAACAGTAG
- a CDS encoding ABC transporter ATP-binding protein has product MAGSGLRADERQAADAVVRGSDLVREYDRGSSGLFGGDSTPAVRAVDGVSVAVHAGELVGIAGPSGSGKSTLLHLLAGLDVPTLGTVTLAGENVADYGERGRARLRLDHVGIVFQRFHLLPSLSARANVALPLIELGISKVERRKHAGELLESVGLGDRITHKPGQLSGGEQQRVAIARALATEPDIVVADEPTGELDSETSERVLSVLSDLAEDRAVVLASHDRQALEVCDRRISLRDGERMATQQASEPE; this is encoded by the coding sequence ATGGCCGGGAGTGGATTGCGCGCCGACGAGCGCCAGGCGGCCGATGCCGTCGTGCGAGGATCGGACCTCGTTCGCGAGTACGACCGCGGTAGCTCCGGCCTGTTTGGAGGAGACTCGACGCCGGCCGTTCGCGCCGTCGACGGCGTCTCGGTCGCCGTTCACGCCGGCGAACTGGTGGGGATCGCCGGTCCGAGCGGCAGCGGCAAGTCGACGCTGTTGCATCTACTGGCCGGGCTCGACGTGCCGACATTGGGCACTGTCACGCTCGCCGGCGAAAACGTCGCCGACTACGGCGAACGTGGACGCGCTCGCTTGCGACTCGACCACGTCGGCATCGTTTTTCAGCGGTTCCATCTGTTGCCGTCGCTGTCGGCGCGTGCGAACGTCGCGCTGCCGCTGATCGAACTCGGCATCTCGAAGGTCGAGCGTCGCAAACATGCGGGCGAACTGCTCGAATCCGTGGGGCTCGGTGATCGGATCACCCACAAACCTGGCCAGCTCTCTGGCGGCGAGCAACAGCGGGTCGCCATTGCACGCGCGCTGGCGACGGAGCCGGACATAGTCGTCGCCGACGAACCAACCGGCGAGCTGGATTCGGAAACAAGCGAGCGGGTCCTCTCCGTGCTCTCCGACCTTGCCGAGGACCGGGCAGTCGTCCTCGCCTCTCACGACAGACAGGCCTTGGAGGTCTGTGACCGTCGAATCTCGCTCCGAGACGGTGAACGCATGGCGACCCAGCAAGCCTCGGAGCCCGAATAG